ATCAGGAGTATGAATCATGACAAATATTAAACGAATACAAAGAATCTGTGATGCCAATGGCATTTCAGGATTTGAAGACGCAGTACTTGAGGTCATCCGCAAGGACGGAGCACACCTGGGTAGTTTTGAAGAGGACTCTTTGCGGAACCTCTACCTCTCCCGAACACAAAACCAAGAGGGAAAGCCAACGGTACTGCTTGATGCACATACCGACGAGGTAGGCTTCATGGTCAAATGCATCCGTGAGGATGGAATGCTTGAATTTATCCCCATCGGAGGATGGGTTACCACCAATATTCCTGCTCATATGGTACGGGTACAGAGGCGTGATGGCTCCACCATTGCCGGTATCGTTGGATCGAAACCCCCTCACTACCAGAGCGAGGCAGAACGAAAAAGTGTCCCTCACATCAGCAGCCTGTTTATAGATATCGGGGCATCCAGCAAGCAACATGCAATCGAGATGGGAGTGGAAGTGGCGAGCCCGGTCATTCCCGAGGCAACCTGCACTTACAATCCAGAAACAAAGCTGATCTTTGGCAAAGCCTTCGACTGCAGACTTGGTTGTTCAACCATTCTTGATGTCCTGGAAGACCTTCAAGAAGAGATACTTGAGGTAAACCTGGTAGCTGGTTTTGCCAGCCAGGAGGAAGTTGGGTGCCGAGGAGCACAACTTACCGCAAGGAAAGTCAATCCAGATGTAGCCATCTGTTTTGAGGGAAGCCCGGCTGATGACACCTTCCTCCCGCCCTATCAGCAG
This sequence is a window from uncultured Sphaerochaeta sp.. Protein-coding genes within it:
- a CDS encoding M42 family peptidase; its protein translation is MTNIKRIQRICDANGISGFEDAVLEVIRKDGAHLGSFEEDSLRNLYLSRTQNQEGKPTVLLDAHTDEVGFMVKCIREDGMLEFIPIGGWVTTNIPAHMVRVQRRDGSTIAGIVGSKPPHYQSEAERKSVPHISSLFIDIGASSKQHAIEMGVEVASPVIPEATCTYNPETKLIFGKAFDCRLGCSTILDVLEDLQEEILEVNLVAGFASQEEVGCRGAQLTARKVNPDVAICFEGSPADDTFLPPYQQQTIVGKGPMLRFIDSKMITNPRFQRFALDLAEKHHIPVQQGVRNGGATNAAALHLSGQGIPTIVIGIPVRYAHTHWGISSMEDVESSIRLARAILSNLSEEIIAGF